A portion of the Acidisoma sp. PAMC 29798 genome contains these proteins:
- a CDS encoding glycosyltransferase family 61 protein, translating into MPSDTIDLVTPELLTIPDLAAAMATGARVYRVAEVAPKATERQPLPLIAGTDGFTEEWIGMWHRETHQASVHALACYSAMDAVISGTGEVWLDGRLITAREIMHDYVAVGYDVAGGGNERLHAASRRPIRSIDTPCLVAVGHGIAVYGHFLTEMLFRILVAQRALAATRLNYQVLLDQAAPDWLLKILTDDLGIPASAMVFFQPEIEQVRLRHAILPSRIYTEYRFHPAADDMLAALLARLDLPEGDALPRRIFIARGTFHNIAAPHRVCVNEQALIDIAVTRHGFTPVTVETMGWRAQIALFRNAEMVLGQAGSGLHNTLFCQPGTQVASIGLTNLMQSMIGTLRGQHPAFISNDFTLVGEFTVDEAMFATFLDRVCGIEAEVEPEPEPEPVVLLEAFAVVEPAPVPAPARGFWKRLFGG; encoded by the coding sequence ATGCCATCTGACACGATCGATCTCGTAACGCCTGAGCTTCTCACAATCCCCGACCTCGCGGCCGCCATGGCCACGGGCGCGCGCGTTTATCGTGTCGCTGAAGTTGCCCCCAAAGCGACGGAACGACAGCCCCTGCCGCTGATCGCCGGCACCGACGGGTTCACTGAAGAGTGGATCGGGATGTGGCATCGTGAGACCCATCAAGCGTCCGTGCATGCCCTTGCCTGCTATTCGGCGATGGATGCCGTCATCTCCGGCACCGGAGAGGTCTGGCTAGACGGCCGGCTGATCACCGCGCGGGAGATCATGCACGACTACGTCGCTGTGGGGTACGATGTCGCCGGCGGCGGCAATGAGCGCCTTCATGCCGCGTCTCGCCGTCCCATTCGCAGCATCGACACACCCTGCCTCGTGGCGGTTGGCCATGGCATCGCGGTCTACGGCCATTTCCTGACGGAGATGCTGTTCCGCATCCTGGTGGCACAACGCGCCCTGGCGGCCACGCGCCTCAACTATCAGGTGCTGCTGGATCAGGCCGCGCCTGACTGGCTTCTGAAAATCCTGACGGATGACCTTGGCATCCCGGCCTCAGCCATGGTGTTTTTCCAACCGGAGATCGAGCAGGTCCGCCTGCGCCACGCCATCTTGCCCAGCCGGATCTACACCGAATATCGCTTCCATCCGGCGGCCGACGACATGCTGGCGGCGCTGCTGGCGCGCCTGGACCTGCCCGAAGGCGACGCCTTGCCCCGGCGGATCTTCATCGCGCGCGGAACATTCCATAACATCGCCGCGCCCCATCGGGTCTGCGTCAACGAGCAGGCCCTGATCGACATAGCTGTGACCCGGCACGGCTTCACGCCTGTGACCGTCGAGACCATGGGCTGGCGCGCGCAAATCGCGCTGTTCCGCAACGCCGAAATGGTACTGGGTCAGGCGGGCAGCGGGCTGCACAACACGCTATTCTGCCAGCCCGGCACGCAGGTCGCCTCCATCGGCTTGACGAACCTCATGCAATCGATGATCGGCACGCTGCGGGGCCAACACCCGGCCTTCATTTCAAACGACTTCACGCTCGTGGGCGAGTTCACCGTCGATGAGGCGATGTTCGCGACATTCCTCGACCGCGTCTGCGGTATCGAAGCCGAAGTGGAGCCCGAGCCCGAGCCTGAGCCGGTTGTGCTTTTGGAGGCGTTCGCGGTGGTGGAACCGGCGCCAGTGCCGGCACCCGCGCGCGGATTCTGGAAGCGGCTTTTCGGCGGATAA
- a CDS encoding segregation and condensation protein A, translated as MLRLEGFEGPLDLLLDLARGQKLDLSKISILALVDQYLAIIEGARRIRLELAADWLVMAAWLAWLKSRLLVPAGVEEAEDADMAAETLAGRLAELQAMRAAALWLGRRPQLGLDVFARGMPENLTETDRSGLLLDLPSLLRGHIGALRRQAATRRYVPRPMVWWSVQDALRRLGLMLGQMPDWTELMSFLPEVTPLEPLARRAALASTLLAGLEMARGGAIDLRQDETFGPIMVKRGSE; from the coding sequence ATGCTGCGGCTGGAGGGGTTCGAGGGGCCGCTCGATCTGCTGCTCGATCTCGCGCGCGGCCAGAAGCTGGACCTCTCGAAAATCTCGATCCTCGCTCTCGTGGACCAGTATCTCGCCATCATCGAGGGTGCGCGGCGCATCCGGCTGGAACTCGCGGCCGATTGGCTGGTGATGGCCGCCTGGCTCGCCTGGCTGAAGTCGCGCCTGCTGGTGCCGGCGGGGGTGGAGGAGGCGGAAGACGCCGACATGGCGGCCGAGACGCTGGCCGGACGGCTGGCAGAATTGCAGGCGATGCGCGCGGCGGCGCTGTGGCTCGGGCGCCGGCCGCAACTGGGTCTGGATGTCTTCGCGCGGGGCATGCCCGAAAACCTGACCGAGACGGATCGTTCGGGCCTGTTGCTCGATCTGCCGAGCCTATTGCGCGGCCATATCGGCGCGCTCCGCCGGCAGGCCGCGACCCGCCGCTATGTGCCGCGCCCGATGGTGTGGTGGAGCGTGCAGGACGCGTTGCGGCGGCTGGGGTTGATGCTTGGGCAGATGCCGGACTGGACGGAGCTGATGAGTTTCCTGCCCGAGGTGACGCCGTTGGAGCCGCTTGCCCGCCGCGCGGCCCTGGCGAGCACGCTGCTCGCGGGGCTGGAGATGGCACGGGGCGGCGCGATCGACCTGCGTCAGGACGAGACCTTCGGACCGATCATGGTCAAGCGTGGCAGCGAGTAG
- a CDS encoding ABC transporter permease, giving the protein MNVISDRQSLVPSEAEQGFAIDLRHGLGFVARNRMAVADITKAVSLWRLAFTLSWLDIRLRYRGSVLGPLWLTLSTALMIASLGFLYAYLFHTEVRDYLPFLALSLVLWSFLSTIISEGCTSFVQAEGMIRSMRIPFSLYIIQLLARNVLILGHNVIVIVVVFVAFQVPLTLHAFAAIPALILWLIDGAAAAMMLGALCARFRDIPPIIGSVMQIAFYVSAVMWKPDFLGARGWFLVYDPFYSVLQVLRAPLLGQIPTTATYISALIYSVALCGVAWLTFLRVRHRIAFWI; this is encoded by the coding sequence ATGAACGTCATTTCCGACCGCCAGTCGCTGGTTCCGTCCGAAGCCGAGCAAGGGTTTGCCATCGACCTGCGCCACGGCCTGGGCTTCGTCGCGCGCAATCGCATGGCGGTGGCCGATATCACCAAAGCCGTTTCGCTCTGGCGTCTTGCGTTCACGCTGAGCTGGCTCGATATCCGCCTGCGCTATCGCGGCTCCGTCCTCGGCCCGCTCTGGCTGACCCTGTCGACGGCGTTGATGATCGCCTCGCTCGGTTTCCTCTACGCTTATCTGTTCCATACCGAGGTGCGCGACTACTTGCCGTTCCTGGCCCTTTCGCTGGTGCTTTGGAGTTTCCTGTCGACGATCATCTCAGAAGGCTGCACAAGCTTCGTGCAGGCTGAGGGCATGATCCGATCGATGCGGATTCCGTTTTCGCTCTATATTATCCAGTTGCTTGCGCGAAACGTTCTGATCCTCGGCCACAACGTCATCGTCATCGTTGTGGTCTTCGTGGCGTTCCAGGTTCCGCTCACGCTGCACGCTTTCGCGGCCATCCCGGCCTTGATCCTGTGGCTGATCGATGGTGCGGCCGCCGCCATGATGCTCGGCGCCCTCTGCGCCCGCTTCCGTGACATTCCGCCCATCATCGGCAGCGTCATGCAGATCGCCTTCTACGTCAGTGCCGTGATGTGGAAGCCGGACTTCCTGGGCGCGCGCGGATGGTTCCTCGTCTACGACCCCTTCTACTCGGTGCTTCAGGTGCTCCGCGCGCCGCTATTGGGCCAGATACCGACCACGGCGACCTATATCAGCGCCCTCATCTATTCCGTGGCGCTCTGCGGCGTCGCCTGGCTCACCTTCCTGCGCGTCCGTCATCGGATCGCCTTCTGGATATGA
- a CDS encoding lytic transglycosylase domain-containing protein: MPRNSPADVILTLLASKNADMRATRLRRGLRMAACFTMVGLLAACASHAPRLSNAEQAGQYKDNAAGNYAPPGPPSDPWGPYIVQASQRFDVPQSWIRNVMHTESGGQLYVNGGLVTSGVGAMGLMQVMPETYQELQAQYGLGDDPYAPHDNIMAGTAYLREMYDLFGSPGFLAAYNAGPQRLNQYLTDGRPLPAETTHYVAMISPSIQGDMPSGRSPADQFAMNSMNAPSARPYNGGAVAGADSGASLAETGGGAVGGGSLADTGGGLVGGSGGNMMLAMNKPGAQQPTFQPAATESGQSADDLNSQQVAAHSDALVADGGGAVPADLMVATNEPRPTQAQVDQQEAAADSAAPDADSAPAQVAAYQPAVTQAPVFQTPVVQMPMRVAVLTPPAPAPTPAPRPVFQVAPAYQPSYGRTAAPSQSAANPPAARLAAFTPPIRRTYAAPRVVGPYGTQNLASEMNEPAASRSGGGLHLIAPAMADTIPLTLTVGGAGSWAIQVGAYGSASDAREAVQSARQHEHFQLASARTIVMPVHVSQKLLYRARLAGLSEGAAVNACNVISRHSPCMVISPDAQ, encoded by the coding sequence ATGCCGCGCAATTCTCCCGCAGACGTGATCCTAACCCTTCTTGCCAGCAAGAACGCCGACATGCGGGCGACGCGCTTGCGTCGTGGATTGCGGATGGCGGCCTGCTTCACGATGGTCGGCCTGCTCGCCGCCTGCGCCAGCCACGCGCCGCGCCTGTCCAATGCCGAACAGGCCGGACAGTATAAGGACAATGCCGCTGGCAATTATGCGCCGCCGGGGCCGCCGAGCGATCCCTGGGGTCCGTATATCGTTCAAGCCTCCCAGCGTTTCGATGTGCCTCAGAGCTGGATTCGCAACGTGATGCACACCGAATCCGGCGGCCAGCTTTACGTCAATGGCGGCCTGGTGACCTCCGGCGTCGGCGCGATGGGCCTGATGCAGGTGATGCCCGAGACCTATCAGGAGCTTCAGGCCCAGTATGGCCTCGGCGACGACCCTTACGCGCCGCATGACAACATCATGGCGGGCACCGCCTATTTGCGCGAAATGTATGACCTGTTCGGCTCGCCCGGCTTTCTCGCGGCCTATAATGCCGGGCCGCAGCGGCTGAACCAGTATCTGACCGATGGCCGGCCCCTGCCCGCCGAAACGACCCATTACGTTGCGATGATCAGCCCCTCCATCCAGGGCGACATGCCGAGTGGCCGGTCCCCGGCTGACCAATTCGCCATGAACAGCATGAACGCACCCAGCGCGCGTCCCTATAACGGCGGTGCCGTGGCCGGCGCCGATAGTGGGGCGAGCCTGGCCGAAACCGGTGGCGGTGCCGTGGGCGGCGGCAGTCTGGCTGACACGGGCGGCGGCCTGGTGGGCGGCAGCGGTGGCAACATGATGCTCGCCATGAACAAGCCTGGCGCCCAGCAGCCGACCTTCCAGCCGGCGGCGACCGAGAGTGGCCAGAGCGCGGACGACCTCAATTCGCAGCAGGTCGCAGCCCATAGCGATGCGCTGGTGGCCGATGGCGGCGGCGCCGTGCCGGCGGACCTGATGGTCGCGACGAACGAGCCTCGCCCGACGCAGGCCCAGGTCGATCAGCAGGAAGCCGCCGCCGATTCCGCCGCGCCGGATGCCGACAGCGCCCCTGCTCAGGTCGCTGCCTATCAGCCCGCCGTGACCCAAGCGCCCGTCTTTCAGACACCTGTCGTTCAGATGCCGATGCGCGTCGCGGTGCTGACGCCGCCGGCGCCCGCGCCGACCCCGGCGCCGCGCCCCGTCTTCCAGGTGGCCCCCGCCTATCAGCCGTCCTACGGCAGAACCGCCGCACCATCGCAAAGCGCCGCCAATCCGCCGGCCGCCCGCCTCGCCGCCTTTACCCCGCCGATCCGCCGCACCTATGCAGCGCCGCGGGTCGTTGGCCCCTACGGCACGCAGAATCTGGCGAGCGAGATGAACGAGCCGGCGGCGTCGCGCTCCGGCGGCGGCCTGCATCTGATCGCACCCGCGATGGCCGATACCATCCCGCTCACGCTGACCGTCGGCGGTGCAGGCTCCTGGGCGATCCAAGTGGGTGCTTACGGCAGCGCGAGCGACGCCCGCGAAGCGGTGCAGAGCGCGCGGCAACATGAGCACTTTCAGCTGGCCTCCGCCCGCACCATCGTGATGCCGGTGCATGTGTCGCAAAAGCTTCTCTATCGCGCGCGTCTCGCCGGCCTGTCGGAAGGCGCGGCGGTGAATGCCTGCAACGTCATCAGCCGTCATTCCCCTTGCATGGTCATCTCCCCCGACGCGCAGTAG
- the serS gene encoding serine--tRNA ligase — MHDIRAIRADPDAFDAAMARRRLPGVSAAILDQDSRRRTALGLLQEKQARRNELSRDIGRAKKSGEDTTLLEAEGTALRGEMEGLQAEADACDAAIKHTLDALPNILDPDVPEGRDETANVVLKTWGQPPTLDFPARQHFELGEALGMMDFANATKLSGARFTVLRGGLARLERALGQFMLDLHTTEHGFEEMAVPSLVNDAAVYGTNQLPKFAEDLFRTTDGRWLIPTAEVPLTNMAANEITAAARLPWRMTALTDCFRSEAGSAGRDTRGMLRQHQFRKVEMVSIVGPMDSEAEHERMTRCAETVLERLELPYRRMLLCAGDTGFGAVKTFDLEVWLPGQGMYREISSCSNTRDFQARRMNARFRAADGKTLAFVHTLNGSGVAVGRALVAVMENHQQADGSIAVPAALRPYLGGLERIGG; from the coding sequence ATGCACGACATCCGCGCCATTCGCGCTGATCCTGATGCCTTCGACGCCGCCATGGCGCGCCGTCGCCTGCCTGGCGTAAGTGCTGCCATCCTCGACCAGGATTCCCGTCGCCGCACGGCGCTCGGCCTGTTGCAGGAAAAGCAGGCGCGCCGCAACGAACTGTCCCGCGACATTGGCCGTGCCAAAAAGAGCGGCGAGGACACCACGCTGCTGGAGGCCGAAGGCACTGCCCTGCGCGGCGAGATGGAGGGGCTGCAAGCGGAAGCGGACGCCTGCGATGCCGCCATCAAGCACACCCTGGACGCGCTGCCGAACATCCTCGACCCCGATGTGCCCGAGGGGCGGGACGAGACCGCCAATGTCGTGCTGAAGACCTGGGGGCAACCGCCGACGCTCGATTTTCCGGCGCGCCAGCATTTCGAGCTGGGCGAGGCGCTTGGCATGATGGACTTCGCCAACGCGACGAAGCTGTCAGGCGCGCGCTTCACCGTGCTGCGCGGCGGCCTGGCGCGGCTGGAGCGGGCGCTTGGCCAGTTCATGCTCGACCTGCATACGACCGAGCATGGGTTCGAGGAGATGGCGGTGCCGTCCCTCGTCAACGACGCCGCCGTCTATGGCACCAACCAATTGCCGAAATTCGCCGAGGATCTGTTCCGCACCACCGACGGTCGCTGGCTGATCCCCACCGCCGAGGTGCCGCTGACCAATATGGCGGCGAACGAGATCACGGCGGCGGCCAGGCTGCCGTGGCGGATGACGGCGCTGACCGATTGTTTCCGCAGTGAGGCGGGCTCAGCCGGGCGCGACACGCGCGGCATGCTGCGCCAGCACCAGTTCCGCAAGGTCGAGATGGTCTCCATTGTCGGGCCGATGGACAGTGAGGCGGAGCATGAGCGCATGACCCGCTGTGCCGAGACGGTGCTGGAGCGGCTGGAACTCCCTTATCGTCGCATGCTGCTCTGCGCGGGTGACACCGGCTTCGGCGCGGTGAAGACCTTCGATCTCGAAGTCTGGCTACCGGGGCAGGGCATGTATCGCGAAATCAGTTCTTGCTCGAATACGCGGGACTTCCAGGCCCGGCGGATGAATGCCCGCTTTCGCGCGGCGGACGGCAAGACGCTGGCTTTCGTCCATACGCTGAACGGATCGGGCGTCGCGGTTGGCCGTGCTTTGGTGGCGGTGATGGAAAATCATCAGCAGGCGGATGGGTCGATTGCCGTGCCGGCCGCGCTGCGGCCGTATCTGGGCGGGTTGGAGCGTATTGGCGGATAA
- the tatB gene encoding Sec-independent protein translocase protein TatB, which yields MFDFAWSEIALVGVVALVAIGPKDMPVAIRTITGLIKKARRMAGDFQGQMDDLVREANLHEVRDSIQELRSGLNVRGQLGKMLDPDNTIKSAFADPMGTKSVHMGPISAADLPVETVAVGQFPEYAIDRPDDITADMVSDGPLTPSFIPPGITLAPKRPAFIPPGIRR from the coding sequence ATGTTCGATTTTGCCTGGTCCGAAATCGCCTTGGTAGGCGTGGTGGCACTCGTGGCCATCGGCCCGAAAGACATGCCGGTCGCGATCCGTACCATCACGGGTCTGATCAAAAAGGCCCGCAGGATGGCCGGCGACTTTCAGGGCCAGATGGATGACCTCGTGCGAGAGGCCAATCTGCATGAGGTGCGTGATTCCATCCAGGAATTGCGCAGCGGGCTGAACGTGCGCGGCCAGCTTGGCAAGATGCTGGACCCTGACAACACCATCAAATCCGCCTTCGCCGATCCCATGGGCACCAAATCCGTTCATATGGGGCCGATCTCCGCCGCCGATCTGCCCGTCGAAACGGTCGCGGTGGGGCAGTTTCCGGAATATGCCATCGACCGGCCGGACGACATCACCGCAGACATGGTGTCGGACGGTCCGCTGACACCGTCTTTCATTCCGCCGGGCATTACCTTGGCGCCGAAGCGCCCGGCCTTCATCCCGCCTGGCATCCGCCGGTAA
- a CDS encoding site-2 protease family protein, with product MTGLISDILIGAIATILAITLHEAAHGYAAWALGDDTAKLAGRLSLNPLRHIDRVGTIILPGLLLIGQLVSIGRVVFMFGWAKPVPVAAWRFRDPRRGMMLVAAAGPAMNFFLAWLGALAAWLLPYVNAGAIVPATNFIQDFILANVVLGLFNLLPIPPLDGGRIIVGLLPLPLAQRWARMERAGIAIVLLLIFIVPEASRQFGWSFDPIHDLLNRIVPWTMRLVFNLAGQSV from the coding sequence ATGACCGGTCTGATCTCCGACATCCTGATCGGCGCCATTGCCACCATCCTCGCCATCACCCTGCATGAGGCGGCGCATGGCTATGCTGCCTGGGCGCTGGGCGATGACACGGCGAAGCTCGCGGGCCGGCTGTCGCTCAATCCGCTGCGCCATATCGACCGCGTCGGGACCATCATCCTGCCCGGCCTGTTGCTGATCGGTCAGCTCGTGTCGATCGGGCGCGTGGTCTTCATGTTCGGCTGGGCGAAGCCTGTGCCAGTCGCAGCATGGCGGTTTCGCGACCCCCGGCGGGGCATGATGCTGGTCGCCGCCGCCGGTCCCGCGATGAACTTCTTCCTTGCCTGGCTCGGCGCCCTGGCGGCGTGGCTACTGCCTTATGTGAATGCCGGCGCCATCGTGCCGGCGACGAATTTCATCCAGGACTTCATCCTGGCCAATGTCGTGCTCGGCCTGTTCAATCTGCTGCCGATTCCGCCGCTGGATGGCGGCCGCATCATCGTCGGACTGCTGCCACTGCCCCTGGCGCAGCGCTGGGCGCGGATGGAGCGCGCCGGAATCGCCATCGTGCTGCTGCTAATCTTCATCGTGCCCGAAGCCTCCCGCCAGTTTGGCTGGTCCTTCGACCCGATCCACGATCTGCTGAATCGCATCGTGCCCTGGACCATGCGTCTGGTCTTCAACCTCGCCGGGCAGAGTGTCTGA
- a CDS encoding SPOR domain-containing protein, producing MSDEFRIPPPGYRSGPERRAAEGRRLVLTGGAIGVVLLVFVIGYAALTGGGPNSVPIITAPTTAVKVKPSDPGGLDLPNQSSQLLGGVGSGGTASLAPAPEVANPAGLAASQNQPPAPAPVPPPAASVPTPPPAVTVPSVPETAAQPGSGAATHIVPPSKSAARVGNLAQEYAPPATHSGKAGHVQVQLAALDSVDAAHAEWDHLSHRMPALFHGRSPIFMHADVNGRSFWRVRTAGFASVSTATTFCDAVRGQGGRCTVAAF from the coding sequence ATGTCGGACGAGTTCCGCATCCCGCCGCCCGGATACCGATCCGGGCCAGAGCGTCGTGCGGCGGAGGGTCGTCGCCTGGTGCTGACCGGCGGCGCCATCGGCGTCGTTCTGCTCGTCTTTGTCATTGGCTATGCCGCCCTGACGGGTGGCGGGCCGAATTCTGTTCCGATCATCACGGCGCCGACTACGGCGGTGAAGGTGAAGCCCTCCGATCCGGGTGGGCTGGATTTGCCCAACCAGAGCAGCCAGTTGCTCGGCGGTGTCGGTTCGGGAGGCACCGCGAGCCTCGCCCCTGCACCGGAAGTGGCCAACCCCGCCGGCCTCGCGGCGTCCCAGAACCAGCCGCCGGCGCCTGCTCCGGTCCCGCCACCGGCCGCGAGTGTGCCGACGCCACCACCGGCCGTCACCGTGCCGAGCGTGCCGGAAACAGCGGCTCAGCCGGGGTCGGGCGCCGCGACCCATATCGTGCCGCCGTCCAAAAGCGCCGCGCGGGTGGGTAATCTGGCGCAGGAATATGCCCCGCCGGCAACGCATTCTGGCAAGGCCGGCCACGTTCAGGTGCAGCTCGCGGCGCTCGACAGCGTCGATGCGGCCCATGCGGAGTGGGACCATCTGTCGCATCGGATGCCGGCTCTGTTCCACGGCCGCAGCCCGATCTTCATGCATGCGGACGTGAATGGCCGCAGCTTTTGGCGGGTGCGGACGGCCGGATTCGCGTCTGTGTCGACGGCAACGACGTTCTGTGATGCGGTTCGTGGTCAAGGCGGCCGCTGCACCGTCGCGGCGTTCTGA
- the nagZ gene encoding beta-N-acetylhexosaminidase, whose product MKPVILGISGPALTEAEAALFAAHPPAGAILFGRNVVDPDQLQTLTASLRAVLHPDAVIMVDQEGGRVARLRPPHWAAHPAAAVIGRLHDLDAEAGLRAAWLHGAAIGAECRAMGFDVVAAPVLDLAVPGQDKVVGDRSFGADPAVVAALGLAMAEGLTAAGVIAVGKHAPGHGRARLDSHLGLPRVSAQGPDWSADIAPFRATADRIPWMITAHILYEGLDDTQPGTLSPLIIQTVIREAIGFRGLLVSDDLTMNALQGTPVERAQRCLAAGCDIALHCPGDYDGNAAVLDALADVAGLGARIAGDRLLATTPDLAGWLTERTALLELVA is encoded by the coding sequence GTGAAACCCGTCATCCTCGGCATCTCCGGCCCGGCTTTGACCGAGGCCGAGGCGGCGCTGTTCGCAGCCCACCCGCCGGCCGGCGCGATCCTGTTCGGCCGCAACGTCGTGGACCCCGATCAGCTGCAGACGCTCACCGCATCCCTGCGCGCGGTACTCCATCCGGATGCCGTCATCATGGTCGATCAGGAAGGTGGCCGCGTCGCCCGCTTGCGGCCGCCGCATTGGGCGGCGCATCCCGCCGCCGCCGTCATCGGCCGGTTGCATGACCTAGACGCCGAGGCCGGGCTGCGCGCGGCCTGGCTGCATGGCGCGGCGATCGGTGCCGAATGCCGCGCCATGGGCTTCGACGTCGTGGCGGCACCGGTGCTCGATCTGGCCGTGCCGGGCCAGGACAAGGTCGTGGGCGACCGCAGCTTCGGCGCCGATCCGGCCGTGGTCGCGGCACTCGGCCTCGCCATGGCGGAAGGCCTTACCGCCGCCGGCGTCATCGCGGTCGGGAAACACGCGCCAGGGCATGGCCGCGCGCGTCTCGATAGCCATCTAGGTCTGCCGCGCGTCTCGGCCCAGGGGCCGGATTGGTCCGCCGATATCGCGCCCTTCCGCGCGACTGCGGACCGGATTCCCTGGATGATCACGGCCCATATCCTCTACGAGGGGCTGGATGACACCCAACCCGGCACGCTTTCACCCCTCATCATCCAGACCGTCATTCGCGAGGCCATCGGCTTTCGCGGCCTGCTGGTTTCTGACGATCTCACCATGAACGCCCTGCAGGGAACGCCGGTCGAACGCGCGCAGCGCTGCCTCGCCGCCGGTTGCGACATCGCTCTCCATTGCCCCGGCGACTATGACGGCAATGCCGCCGTGCTGGATGCGCTGGCAGATGTCGCGGGCCTCGGCGCGCGGATCGCCGGCGACCGTCTACTCGCGACCACGCCCGATCTCGCGGGCTGGCTCACCGAGCGTACTGCGTTGTTGGAGCTGGTGGCATGA
- the scpB gene encoding SMC-Scp complex subunit ScpB, protein MTDTTTISDDSLRLVEAMLFAAAAPVSMRALTALLPDTEEAETVIAALRERYAGRGVELVAVGGGVQFRTAPDLAPRLTRVIEVPRRLPRVAMETLAIIAYRQPVTRGEIEEVRGTTLSQSTMDTLLEAELIAPAGRRDSPGRPTLWATTPAFLSKFGLKALSDLPRRDDLMNDTALMATNPPETPMGTEAAQFPNT, encoded by the coding sequence ATGACTGACACCACGACCATCTCCGACGATTCGCTCCGCTTGGTGGAGGCGATGCTCTTCGCCGCCGCCGCGCCCGTGTCGATGCGTGCACTCACCGCCCTCTTGCCCGATACGGAGGAGGCGGAGACCGTCATCGCCGCGCTCCGTGAGCGCTATGCCGGGCGTGGCGTGGAACTGGTGGCGGTCGGGGGCGGCGTGCAGTTCCGCACCGCGCCCGATCTCGCGCCGCGCCTGACCCGCGTGATCGAGGTGCCGCGCCGCCTGCCGCGCGTGGCCATGGAGACGCTCGCCATCATCGCCTATCGCCAGCCCGTCACGCGTGGCGAGATTGAGGAGGTGCGCGGCACCACACTCTCCCAGTCTACCATGGACACGCTTTTGGAGGCGGAGCTGATCGCCCCCGCCGGTCGTCGAGACTCGCCAGGCCGCCCGACCTTATGGGCGACGACACCCGCCTTCCTGTCCAAGTTCGGCCTGAAGGCCTTGAGCGACCTGCCGCGCCGTGACGATCTGATGAACGACACCGCCTTGATGGCGACCAACCCGCCCGAGACACCGATGGGGACGGAGGCGGCGCAGTTCCCCAATACCTAA
- the tatC gene encoding twin-arginine translocase subunit TatC yields the protein MHLLEHLSELRTRLLWSAGGFLIAFFVCYHFSFQIYAFLAHPLVSILKSRGEEPRMIYTALYEAFFTYIKVSVYAAVFVSFPIMSTQLWLFIAPGLYRSEKRAMLPFIVATPVLFLAGAALAYYFIFPTAFRFFLSFQTPTSHAGADGLQIELMARVSDYLGLVMRLVFAFGVAFELPVALTLMGKVGIISSKTLKKFRRYAYVGCFVVAAVLTPPDVLTQTGLAVPLIVLYEISIIAVRIVEPKIVEDA from the coding sequence ATGCATCTTCTGGAGCATCTGAGCGAGCTGCGGACCCGACTCCTATGGTCGGCGGGCGGCTTCCTGATCGCCTTTTTCGTCTGCTACCACTTCTCCTTTCAGATTTACGCCTTCCTGGCGCATCCGCTGGTGTCGATCCTGAAGTCGCGCGGCGAAGAGCCGCGCATGATCTACACCGCGCTGTATGAGGCCTTCTTCACCTACATCAAGGTGTCGGTCTACGCGGCCGTTTTCGTGTCCTTCCCGATCATGTCGACGCAGCTTTGGCTGTTCATCGCGCCGGGCCTGTACCGCAGCGAAAAGCGCGCCATGCTGCCGTTCATCGTGGCGACCCCGGTATTGTTTCTGGCCGGTGCGGCGCTCGCCTATTACTTCATCTTCCCGACTGCCTTTCGCTTCTTCTTGAGCTTCCAGACACCGACAAGCCATGCCGGCGCGGACGGCTTGCAGATCGAGCTGATGGCCCGTGTGTCGGACTACCTCGGCCTGGTCATGCGGTTAGTCTTCGCCTTCGGCGTCGCCTTCGAACTGCCGGTTGCGCTCACGCTGATGGGCAAGGTCGGCATCATCAGTTCCAAGACGCTGAAGAAGTTTCGCCGCTACGCCTATGTCGGTTGTTTTGTCGTCGCCGCGGTGCTGACACCGCCGGATGTGCTGACCCAGACCGGCCTCGCCGTGCCGCTGATCGTGCTGTACGAAATTTCGATCATCGCCGTGCGCATCGTCGAGCCGAAGATCGTCGAGGACGCCTAA